From Triticum urartu cultivar G1812 chromosome 2, Tu2.1, whole genome shotgun sequence, a single genomic window includes:
- the LOC125539946 gene encoding protein PELOTA 1-like, giving the protein MKLVHRNLARNGPGSAKLLPEEEDDLWHAYNLIAVGDSLQAVTVRKVLRDSASGGRDAERVKLKLEIVVESVDYDKEGNVLRVRGKNITENDHVKIGQFHTLELELKRPFVLRKEYWDWLALDTIQQACDPTASADLAVILMQEGLAHLFLIGRSITATRSRIETSIPRKHGPAIAGYESALKKFFEHVLQALLKHIDFEVVQCVVIASPGFTKDQFRDYMHLEAARRDLRVIIENKSRIILAHAPSGYKHSLKEVLDTPGVMSLIKDTKAAQEVQALKEFFAMLTNDSARACYGPKHVEVAHERLAIQTLLMTDTLFRNTDIASRRKYVNLVESVKKYGGTVHIFSSMHVSGDQLAQLTGIAAILRFPLPDLEDIEM; this is encoded by the exons ATGAAGCTCGTCCACCGCAATCTCGCCCGCAACGGGCCCGGCTCCGCCAAG CTGctgccggaggaggaggacgaccTGTGGCACGCGTACAATCTCATCGCCGTCGGGGACAGCCTCCAGGCCGTCACTGTCCG GAAAGTTCTCAGGGATTCTGCTTCTGGAGGACGTGATGCGGAGCGCGTGAAGCTAAAGTTGGAAATTGTAGTTGAG TCTGTAGATTATGACAAGGAGGGGAACGTTTTGCGCGTCCGTGGCAAAAATATTACTGAGAATGATCACGTGAAGATTGGCCAGTTTCATACTTTAGAACTTGAGCTGAAGAGACCTTTTGTTCTACGAAAG GAATATTGGGATTGGTTAGCACTTGATACCATCCAACAAGCATGTG ATCCTACTGCAAGTGCTGATCTAGCAGTTATTCTTATGCAAGAAGGACTTGCCCACTTATTCCTTATTGGGAGAAG CATAACAGCAACAAGGTCACGTATTGAAACATCGATTCCTAGGAAACATGGACCTGCCATTGCTGGTTACGAATCG GCTCTCAAGAAGTTCTTTGAGCAtgttttgcaa GCCTTGCTGAAGCACATTGATTTCGAAGTGGTCCAGTGTGTTGTAATTGCAAGCCCAGGTTTTACTAAG GATCAGTTTCGTGATTACATGCATCTTGAAGCTGCACGGCGAGACTTGAGAGTAATAATTGAGAACAAATCACGCATTATTCTTGCACATGCACCTTCAGGCTACAA GCATAGTTTGAAGGAAGTATTGGACACTCCAGGTGTGATGTCACTGATAAAAGATACAAAAGCGGCACAGGAG GTGCAAGCTTTGAAGGAGTTCTTCGCTATGCTTACTAAT GACTCAGCCCGAGCGTGTTATGGACCTAAGCACGTTGAGGTCGCACATGAACGTCTTGCAATACAAACTCTTCTGATGACAGATACTTTGTTTCG GAACACGGACATTGCTAGCAGGAGAAAGTATGTGAACCTGGTTGAGTCAGTCAAGAAATATGGTGGTACAGTGCACATATTTTCTTCGATGCATGTCTCTGGCGACC AATTGGCGCAGTTGACAGGAATAGCAGCTATACTTCGTTTCCCTCTGCCAGATTTGGAGGACATCGAGATGTGA
- the LOC125539948 gene encoding 2-methoxy-6-polyprenyl-1,4-benzoquinol methylase, mitochondrial, whose amino-acid sequence MALRAAAARLSSSSLRRRHGHLLPAAATASHAAFLHSHATSFGFKQVREDEKSKLVGNVFSSVASSYDVMNDLMSAGLHRLWKDRLISKLNPFPGMKHLDVAGGTGDVAFRVVERIKSVSHRATQGTLTDMEEDTHIYVCDINPNMLDVGKKRATEKGYNEEQCLSWVQGDAEALSFEDGSMDGYTIAFGIRNVTHIEKALSEAYRVLKKGGRFLCLELSHVDVPVFKDIYDIYSFSVIPAVGELVAGDRQSYQYLVESIRRFPKQEKFAQMIQEAGFEAVEYENLVGGVVAIHSGVKL is encoded by the exons ATGGCTCTGCGAGCGGCCGCCGCGAGGCTGTCCTCCTCcagcctccgccgccgccacggccACCTCCTGCCGGCGGCCGCCACCGCCAGCCACGCGGCCTTCCTCCACTCCCACGCCACCAGCTTCG GATTCAAGCAGGTGCGCGAGGACGAGAAGAGCAAGCTGGTCGGCAACGTATTCAGCAGCGTCGCCTCCAGCTACGACGTCATGAACGACCTCATGAGCGCTGGGCTGCACAGGCTCTGGAAGGACAG GCTGATCTCAAAGCTGAATCCTTTTCCCGGGATGAAGCACCTCGACGTGGCCGGTGGGACAG GGGATGTTGCGTTCCGTGTAGTCGAAAGAATTAAGAGTGTGAGCCACAGAGCTACGCAGGGTACTCTTACTGATATGGAAGAAGACACTCACATTTATGTTTGTGACATTAATCCAAATATGCTAGATGTTGGAAAGAAGCGTGCTACCGAAAAAG GCTACAATGAAGAGCAGTGCCTTAGTTGGGTACAGGGAGATGCAGAAGCTCTTTCTTTTGAGGATGGGTCTATGGATGGCTATACTATTGCATTTGGGATCAGAAATGTTACACACATTGAGAAAGCTCTATCAGAAGCTTACAG AGTTCTAAAGAAAGGAGGAAGGTTCCTATGCTTGGAGTTGAGTCATGTAGATGTTCCAGTTTTTAAAGACAT TTACGACATCTATTCATTTTCTGTGATTCCGGCTGTGGGAGAGCTAGTTGCTGGTGATAGGCAGTCGTACCAATACTTGGTCGAGAGCATTCGTCGGTTTCCAAAACAG GAAAAGTTTGCTCAGATGATCCAGGAAGCTGGATTTGAAGCGGTCGAATATGAAAATCTGGTGGGCGGTGTAGTTGCCATTCACTCTGGAGTGAAACTGTAG